One Cohnella candidum genomic region harbors:
- the hemG gene encoding protoporphyrinogen oxidase — protein MTQANIRKVAVLGGGITGLAAAFYLYRAAEEQGIKIDVVLLEGTDRLGGRVNTLRRDGFFIERGPDSFLARKLPMVRLAEELGLSDQLTGTNPEAKKTYIAREGVLHPMPAGLNLGVPTDAEAFLKTGLLSEEGKKRALEEVDVPPLPAGAPDETVGAFLERRFGLEMVKRIFEPLLAGIHAGDLYALGLEATFPQFRDMERQYGSLIRGMTEARKAAQQKNPEDKAAERSIGSAFLTFRWGLTTVVEALEARLREYGCEIRLGARVVGLEKPNSSPAYRLLLEQGEPIDADAVIVALPASGIAGLLEPHVDVSSMRGINYISVANVVFGYDAAGFGHPLDGSGFLVPRGEGSLITASTWTSSKWLHTAPEGKRLVRCYVGRAGEESNVELSDEDITAGVRRDLKALMGLDAEPEFVEITRLRHSMPQYPVGHRLAADAFLTELADRLPGVLAAGQPFGGVGLPDCVAQGKEAAESIVRLLNE, from the coding sequence ATGACACAAGCAAACATTCGCAAAGTGGCGGTATTGGGAGGCGGAATTACGGGCCTCGCCGCCGCTTTTTATTTGTACCGGGCCGCCGAAGAGCAAGGGATCAAGATCGACGTTGTGCTGCTGGAAGGCACGGACCGGCTGGGGGGCAGGGTGAATACGCTGCGCCGCGACGGTTTCTTCATCGAGCGGGGGCCGGATTCCTTTCTCGCCCGTAAGCTGCCGATGGTCCGGTTGGCCGAAGAGCTAGGCTTAAGCGATCAGCTCACGGGAACGAACCCGGAGGCGAAGAAAACGTACATCGCCCGTGAAGGCGTTCTGCACCCGATGCCTGCGGGTTTGAACTTGGGCGTGCCGACGGACGCGGAAGCGTTCCTGAAAACCGGCCTGCTTTCCGAAGAAGGTAAGAAAAGAGCGCTCGAGGAAGTCGACGTTCCGCCGTTGCCTGCCGGAGCGCCCGACGAGACGGTGGGCGCGTTTTTGGAGAGGCGTTTCGGTTTAGAAATGGTGAAACGGATTTTCGAGCCGCTGCTGGCGGGCATCCATGCCGGGGATTTGTACGCCTTGGGCCTGGAAGCGACGTTCCCGCAGTTCCGCGACATGGAACGGCAGTACGGCAGCCTCATCCGGGGCATGACGGAAGCGCGGAAAGCGGCGCAACAGAAAAATCCCGAGGACAAAGCGGCCGAAAGATCGATCGGTTCGGCGTTCCTGACGTTCCGCTGGGGGCTTACGACCGTCGTTGAAGCTTTGGAGGCTCGGCTGAGAGAGTACGGCTGCGAGATTCGCCTCGGTGCCCGCGTCGTCGGGCTGGAGAAACCCAACTCGTCGCCGGCTTATCGATTGCTCTTGGAGCAGGGGGAGCCCATTGACGCGGATGCCGTCATCGTCGCGCTGCCCGCGTCGGGCATCGCGGGGCTGCTTGAGCCGCACGTCGACGTGAGCTCGATGCGCGGAATCAACTACATCTCGGTCGCAAACGTCGTGTTCGGTTACGATGCGGCGGGGTTCGGCCATCCGCTGGACGGCTCCGGCTTCCTCGTGCCCCGCGGCGAAGGAAGCCTCATCACGGCCAGCACGTGGACTTCGTCCAAGTGGCTGCACACCGCGCCGGAAGGAAAGCGGCTCGTCCGCTGTTACGTCGGCCGCGCGGGCGAGGAAAGCAACGTTGAGCTTTCCGATGAGGATATCACGGCGGGCGTCCGCCGCGATTTGAAGGCGCTGATGGGCTTGGATGCCGAGCCGGAGTTCGTGGAAATCACCAGGCTGCGGCACTCCATGCCTCAATATCCGGTCGGCCATCGCCTAGCGGCGGACGCCTTCCTGACGGAGCTCGCGGATCGCTTGCCCGGCGTGTTGGCCGCGGGCCAGCCGTTCGGCGGCGTCGGGCTGCCGGATTGCGTGGCGCAAGGGAAAGAGGCGGCGGAATCGATCGTCCGCTTGTTGAACGAGTAA
- the mobA gene encoding molybdenum cofactor guanylyltransferase yields MEASAVILAGGQGRRMGGRNKALLTFGAVPFIERQIREASGWTDDIIVVVAEDGDFAEDLRRRGDVAVVIDRFAGEGPLAGLQAGFAAARHPLVWLLACDQPWADARAASLLCERMREEGVFAVLPIIGGRPQPLHAVYRKEVHVVAEELLQQGERRMTALLDRMSWTGIPEERFRDAGVPDRFADDIDTPEAYERLRRVEDSEIR; encoded by the coding sequence ATGGAGGCTTCGGCGGTTATTTTGGCGGGCGGTCAAGGCCGGCGCATGGGCGGCCGGAACAAGGCGCTGCTGACGTTCGGAGCCGTTCCTTTCATCGAACGGCAGATTCGCGAGGCGAGCGGCTGGACCGACGACATCATCGTGGTCGTCGCGGAAGACGGCGATTTCGCCGAGGACCTCAGACGGCGAGGAGACGTCGCCGTCGTGATCGATCGTTTTGCCGGAGAAGGGCCGCTGGCCGGCCTTCAGGCGGGTTTCGCCGCGGCTCGCCACCCGCTTGTATGGCTGCTGGCTTGCGATCAGCCCTGGGCGGATGCCCGGGCGGCCTCGCTTCTTTGCGAACGGATGCGGGAAGAGGGCGTCTTCGCCGTCTTGCCGATCATCGGCGGGCGTCCTCAGCCGCTTCATGCGGTCTACCGAAAAGAAGTTCACGTTGTCGCGGAAGAACTTCTTCAACAAGGCGAAAGGCGCATGACCGCGCTGCTTGATCGCATGTCCTGGACCGGCATTCCGGAGGAACGGTTCCGAGACGCGGGCGTCCCGGACCGCTTCGCCGATGACATTGATACGCCGGAAGCTTACGAGCGACTTCGCAGAGTCGAAGATTCCGAGATTCGTTAA
- a CDS encoding response regulator, with translation MKVKALLVDDEANILKNLKAVIPWETMDIEVVGTARNGEQALEIAKQERPKIILCDIRMPVMDGIRFLEELRKFDSEAEVIMMTGYQDFSYVRSVIRYEVKDYILKPIDYEELSHTVERLANGVRERSVEQQSMQREWRRVFHLAYEKVLYDLLVDLGGGSSRTILQMHEAEAEGLTFAMMLVDVADYSKKEHTWEEKERKLWNFAVQNILQESLASLSLHHSVLQVRSGEWCVLIERRPSDPFDRSQILEWAELLRSSVESYLKLGIRVALDPAPVPIERLARAHKGLQRLLNLTSSTAVGIIVPEKNRGSQDSSSQMLWNWIEEMVSGLKRCDRRRTETALRELNDSFRRLPETSSDRAEPILHYLCLHLFREMRAMDVFSREEETAIWERIDRNPGIRDTLAVINKLVDQSLESVMKKKTSDVLMLSARDYIERSLSTDLSIDTLADYLGISGSYFSLLFKQHFGETFVEYVTRQRMEMAKSLLALSDKSVTQVGQMVGYAERRYFTRVFSKYAGMLPSEFREKHQNQKGVAELQSWPLGGER, from the coding sequence ATGAAGGTCAAAGCTCTTCTGGTGGATGACGAAGCCAACATCCTCAAAAACCTGAAAGCGGTCATTCCTTGGGAAACGATGGACATCGAAGTCGTCGGCACCGCCCGCAACGGCGAGCAGGCGCTCGAAATCGCCAAGCAGGAACGGCCTAAGATTATCCTCTGCGATATTCGCATGCCGGTGATGGACGGCATCCGTTTTCTCGAGGAGCTCCGGAAGTTCGATTCCGAAGCGGAAGTCATCATGATGACCGGCTACCAAGATTTCAGCTACGTCCGTTCGGTCATCCGCTATGAAGTGAAGGATTACATTCTTAAGCCGATCGACTACGAGGAATTGAGCCATACGGTCGAGCGACTGGCAAACGGGGTACGCGAGCGCAGCGTGGAACAGCAATCGATGCAGCGGGAATGGCGACGCGTTTTCCATCTTGCTTACGAGAAGGTGCTCTACGACTTGCTCGTCGATTTAGGCGGCGGCTCTTCCCGCACGATTCTCCAAATGCATGAGGCGGAAGCCGAAGGACTGACCTTCGCGATGATGCTCGTGGACGTCGCCGACTACTCCAAAAAGGAACATACGTGGGAGGAGAAGGAGCGGAAGCTTTGGAACTTCGCGGTGCAGAACATTTTGCAGGAAAGCTTGGCCTCCTTGAGCCTGCATCACTCCGTTCTCCAGGTGAGAAGCGGGGAATGGTGCGTGCTCATCGAGAGGCGGCCGTCCGATCCGTTCGACCGCAGCCAAATCCTCGAGTGGGCGGAATTGCTCCGTTCGTCCGTCGAAAGTTATTTGAAGCTGGGCATCCGGGTCGCGCTGGATCCGGCGCCCGTTCCGATCGAGCGGTTGGCGCGCGCCCATAAAGGCTTGCAAAGGCTGCTCAACTTGACGTCGTCCACGGCAGTAGGCATTATCGTGCCGGAGAAAAACCGGGGCAGCCAGGACTCGTCCTCGCAAATGCTCTGGAACTGGATCGAAGAGATGGTTTCCGGGCTGAAACGGTGCGACAGGAGAAGAACCGAGACGGCGCTGCGGGAATTGAACGACAGCTTCCGCAGGCTTCCGGAAACGTCCTCCGACCGGGCGGAACCGATTCTGCATTACCTGTGCTTGCACCTGTTCCGGGAAATGCGCGCGATGGACGTCTTCTCCCGGGAGGAGGAAACGGCGATCTGGGAGCGGATCGACCGCAACCCGGGCATCCGGGATACGCTGGCCGTCATCAATAAGCTGGTAGACCAGTCTCTCGAGAGCGTCATGAAAAAAAAGACGAGCGACGTGCTCATGCTTTCCGCGCGCGATTACATCGAACGCAGCCTGTCCACCGATCTCAGCATTGATACGCTGGCCGATTATTTGGGCATCAGCGGCAGCTATTTCAGCTTGCTGTTCAAGCAGCATTTCGGGGAAACGTTCGTGGAATACGTGACCAGGCAGCGCATGGAAATGGCCAAGTCGCTGCTCGCCTTAAGCGATAAAAGCGTTACGCAAGTCGGCCAAATGGTCGGTTATGCCGAAAGGCGGTATTTTACCCGGGTATTCAGCAAATACGCGGGCATGCTTCCTTCGGAATTCAGGGAGAAACATCAGAATCAAAAAGGCGTGGCGGAGCTTCAGTCATGGCCATTGGGAGGAGAACGGTAA
- the nagZ gene encoding beta-N-acetylhexosaminidase: protein MAQSNEWRQWGLKEKIGQLFMCGFPGTEPDEGILSLIRDYGIGGVVYFRRNLKDAAQVAALSERLQQAAGTPLFLSIDQEGGMVVRLEEGVTVMPGAMAQGAADDEKLTFESAKLAAAELRSIGVNMNFAPCLDVNNNPRNPVIGVRSFGEDPAQVARLGTAAVEGFQQGGMVAVAKHFPGHGDTASDSHYELPVVPHDKERLDRVELVPFRKAIERGVDAIMTAHVVFPAFEPDGVPATLSPRILTGLLREKLGFKGVIVTDCMEMNAISETIGVARGAVQAIKAGADIVLVSHRLDRQRAALEAVLEAVHAGEIPESRIDDAVARIMALKEKRGLFAGNGKAPDSAAAAEVARKLSEKAVTLVKGRSELPLPANEPVTVIWTEARAGTEVIEVIAQEWTLGAALSAEGYAVNEVRVGTQPTKEEADSVLASVDGKSGTVVFVSYNAGFSPEQSGLIREISARHGGRFILAAGRTPYDLLENPGVPVYICAYENKPAMMTALAGVLSGRVTATARLPITVGDYPRGS from the coding sequence GTGGCACAATCGAACGAATGGCGGCAATGGGGTTTGAAGGAGAAAATCGGGCAGCTTTTCATGTGCGGTTTCCCAGGGACGGAGCCTGATGAGGGTATTTTGAGCTTAATCCGGGACTACGGCATCGGCGGCGTCGTATACTTCCGCCGGAACTTGAAGGACGCGGCGCAGGTCGCCGCCTTGTCCGAACGGCTGCAGCAGGCGGCCGGTACGCCGCTGTTCCTGTCCATCGACCAAGAAGGCGGCATGGTCGTGCGCTTGGAAGAAGGCGTAACCGTCATGCCGGGCGCGATGGCGCAAGGGGCGGCGGACGACGAGAAGCTCACGTTCGAGTCGGCGAAGCTGGCCGCCGCAGAACTTCGCAGCATCGGCGTAAACATGAACTTCGCGCCTTGCCTGGACGTGAACAACAATCCGCGGAATCCGGTCATCGGCGTCCGTTCTTTCGGCGAAGATCCGGCGCAGGTCGCCCGTCTCGGCACCGCTGCAGTGGAAGGTTTCCAGCAAGGCGGAATGGTCGCCGTCGCCAAACATTTCCCCGGCCACGGGGACACCGCATCGGACTCCCACTATGAGCTGCCCGTCGTTCCTCACGACAAGGAGCGCTTGGACCGGGTGGAGCTCGTCCCGTTCCGGAAAGCGATCGAGCGCGGCGTGGACGCGATCATGACCGCGCACGTCGTGTTTCCCGCTTTCGAGCCGGACGGTGTACCAGCCACGTTATCGCCGCGGATTCTGACCGGATTGCTGCGCGAGAAGCTGGGCTTCAAAGGCGTCATCGTCACCGACTGCATGGAAATGAACGCGATCTCCGAGACGATCGGCGTTGCGCGCGGAGCCGTCCAGGCGATCAAAGCCGGCGCAGACATCGTGCTTGTCAGCCACCGCTTGGATCGGCAAAGGGCCGCTTTGGAAGCGGTGTTGGAAGCAGTGCACGCCGGGGAAATTCCCGAGAGCCGCATCGACGACGCGGTGGCTCGGATTATGGCGTTGAAGGAGAAACGCGGCCTGTTCGCGGGCAACGGGAAGGCACCCGACTCGGCAGCCGCAGCCGAAGTCGCCCGGAAGCTGAGCGAGAAAGCCGTCACGCTCGTGAAGGGCAGGTCGGAGCTTCCGCTTCCGGCGAACGAACCCGTTACGGTCATTTGGACGGAAGCCCGCGCGGGAACGGAAGTCATCGAAGTGATCGCCCAGGAATGGACGCTGGGAGCGGCGCTTTCCGCCGAAGGTTACGCGGTGAACGAAGTGCGGGTCGGGACCCAGCCGACGAAAGAAGAGGCGGATTCCGTGTTGGCCTCCGTGGACGGAAAGAGCGGAACCGTCGTGTTCGTCTCCTATAATGCAGGTTTCTCACCTGAGCAATCCGGGTTGATCCGCGAAATTTCCGCTCGCCACGGGGGCCGTTTCATCCTGGCAGCCGGGCGGACGCCGTACGATTTGTTGGAGAACCCCGGGGTACCGGTTTATATTTGCGCTTACGAAAACAAGCCCGCGATGATGACCGCTCTGGCCGGCGTGCTGTCCGGCAGGGTGACCGCAACGGCTCGTCTTCCGATCACTGTCGGTGACTATCCCCGCGGCAGCTAA
- a CDS encoding CapA family protein, producing the protein MSYSRTRTNEKKRSRRKSRVRFLAVLNLVLLGLIAVVAFVWYYTDRMDNGVAQPAPVATESFPNASPAASAAEPSEESADPSDSPIASESAPPAESSDKITFAFVGDILPASSVARLMEKNGFDYPFRQTSALLQSADITAGNLESSITERGTPEQNKEYLYRGSALTLPAIKDAGFDVLSLANNHTLDYGWVGLQDTMDALDDHKIKHMGSGLDDAEAFTPVYVESKGITTAFIGVSNVVPNVGWKAGRNHPGVAETYDSSRAVEAIKAAKKNADLVVVMVHWGVEYTDKPIADQTLKGRKFIDAGADLVIGSHPHVLQGFESYKGKWIAYSLGNFVFSGTKSPKSADTGLLTAECSKEGSCSLTLHPMKATSAQPAPMDEAAGKALLAHLSAVSTAATVEENGEIVANR; encoded by the coding sequence ATGTCCTATTCGCGCACCCGCACGAACGAGAAAAAGCGTTCAAGACGCAAAAGCCGAGTCCGCTTTTTGGCTGTACTCAATCTCGTGCTGCTGGGGCTGATAGCCGTCGTCGCCTTCGTATGGTATTACACGGACCGGATGGACAATGGGGTCGCGCAGCCCGCGCCCGTGGCAACGGAGAGTTTCCCGAATGCATCGCCTGCGGCTAGCGCAGCCGAGCCGTCCGAGGAAAGTGCGGATCCGTCAGACTCGCCAATCGCATCTGAAAGCGCCCCGCCCGCGGAATCTAGCGATAAGATTACGTTCGCGTTCGTCGGGGACATTCTGCCCGCAAGCAGCGTGGCCCGTCTAATGGAGAAGAACGGCTTCGACTATCCGTTCCGCCAGACGAGCGCTCTGCTGCAATCCGCGGACATCACGGCGGGCAATCTGGAATCATCCATTACCGAACGCGGAACGCCGGAGCAGAATAAAGAATATTTGTACCGAGGCTCCGCCCTGACGCTTCCGGCCATCAAAGACGCCGGTTTCGACGTCTTAAGCCTTGCCAATAATCATACGCTGGACTATGGCTGGGTCGGTTTGCAGGATACGATGGACGCATTGGACGATCATAAGATTAAACACATGGGATCCGGACTCGACGACGCCGAAGCTTTTACGCCGGTCTACGTCGAGTCCAAAGGCATCACCACCGCGTTCATCGGCGTGAGCAACGTCGTGCCGAACGTGGGCTGGAAGGCCGGCCGCAACCATCCCGGCGTGGCGGAAACGTACGATTCTTCCAGGGCCGTCGAGGCGATCAAAGCCGCGAAGAAAAACGCGGACCTCGTCGTCGTCATGGTACACTGGGGCGTGGAATACACCGACAAGCCCATTGCCGACCAGACGCTCAAAGGCCGCAAATTCATCGACGCGGGAGCGGATTTGGTCATCGGCAGCCATCCCCATGTCTTGCAGGGCTTCGAATCTTACAAAGGCAAGTGGATCGCCTACAGTCTCGGCAATTTCGTATTTTCGGGCACGAAATCGCCTAAATCGGCCGACACGGGCCTTCTGACGGCGGAATGCAGCAAAGAAGGGTCATGCTCCTTAACCCTGCACCCGATGAAAGCGACGAGCGCGCAGCCGGCGCCTATGGACGAAGCCGCCGGGAAAGCGTTGCTCGCGCATTTGTCCGCCGTTTCGACGGCGGCAACGGTAGAGGAGAACGGTGAAATTGTGGCGAATCGTTAA
- a CDS encoding cache domain-containing sensor histidine kinase, producing the protein MSLSKRIFAAFIAFIIVPLFVLGSVSYFMFQHINQEKYAEQTETTLKAIGRNISNMIREANSFSDFWVTTKDSVESLQGAYDPNAVSEEAKKQNQEYESLREQELLRRRVLLTSPDLKSVTLYRNDDRVIKVNYFPDTTIPLEELEANPIFPEVLRKNGSPVWVAPFEDKRLTGANNLFTQIRVLLDVDTLQKKGILVIRYQMRELNRIFSFYSNESKLDRRYLIVGKNGTVIFDSKSELQGAGFADLADTATPKGLNLKTTEYQSKTLAFQGVKSLVSVADLQDLERLGVGGGWKLVSVTPWQYLSGDMQIVLRWMIFITVASLACAVVFNLLFVRRTISFIIRVVKAMRRVERGDLTTQVPVIGNDETTSLSKGFNSLVHRVSELLEDVKQEQRRKRRAEMMLLQAQIKPHFLFNALESINILAIQNEGRKVSKMVQMLAKILRISIQQREEIRIEQELEHLQSYLEIQKYRFDDLFEYEIDVPRELLRERILKLTLQPLVENSIQHGFEGIAYMGRIRVTAKEEGSHIAFFVEDNGIGIPEETLARFAFQGVTSLEEMYAESPETGERRGLGVGNVADRLRIHYGPSCGLILCSYPGYGTVIKLVVPKSAGGEAHEGQSSSGG; encoded by the coding sequence ATGAGCTTGTCCAAACGCATTTTCGCCGCCTTCATCGCCTTTATTATCGTGCCTTTGTTCGTGCTGGGCAGCGTGTCGTATTTCATGTTCCAGCATATCAATCAGGAGAAATACGCCGAGCAGACCGAAACGACGCTGAAGGCGATCGGACGGAATATCAGCAACATGATCCGGGAAGCGAACTCGTTTTCCGACTTCTGGGTCACGACCAAAGACAGCGTAGAAAGCCTGCAAGGGGCGTACGATCCGAATGCGGTCAGCGAAGAAGCGAAAAAGCAAAACCAGGAATACGAGAGCCTGCGCGAGCAGGAGCTTCTCCGTCGCCGGGTGCTGCTCACCAGTCCGGATTTGAAATCGGTTACACTCTATCGCAACGATGACCGGGTTATCAAAGTCAACTATTTTCCCGACACGACGATCCCCCTCGAAGAGCTGGAAGCAAACCCGATTTTCCCGGAAGTGCTCCGCAAAAACGGCTCCCCGGTCTGGGTCGCGCCCTTCGAGGACAAAAGACTGACCGGGGCGAACAATCTCTTTACGCAAATCCGGGTCCTTCTGGACGTGGACACCCTTCAAAAGAAGGGCATTCTCGTCATCCGCTACCAAATGCGGGAACTGAACCGCATTTTCAGCTTTTACAGCAACGAGAGCAAGCTGGACCGCCGTTACCTGATCGTCGGGAAGAACGGCACGGTCATTTTCGATTCCAAGTCGGAGCTTCAAGGGGCCGGTTTCGCGGATTTGGCCGACACGGCCACCCCGAAGGGACTCAACCTCAAAACGACCGAATACCAGAGCAAGACGCTTGCTTTCCAAGGCGTCAAAAGCCTCGTGTCCGTCGCCGATCTTCAGGATTTGGAGCGTTTGGGCGTCGGGGGCGGATGGAAGCTCGTATCCGTCACGCCGTGGCAGTATCTGTCGGGGGACATGCAAATCGTGCTCCGTTGGATGATCTTCATCACCGTCGCTTCACTGGCTTGCGCCGTCGTGTTCAACCTTTTGTTCGTCCGCCGGACCATCTCGTTTATCATCCGGGTCGTGAAGGCGATGCGACGCGTGGAACGGGGAGATCTCACGACGCAGGTGCCGGTCATCGGCAACGACGAAACGACCAGCCTTTCCAAAGGCTTCAACAGCTTGGTCCACCGGGTTTCCGAACTGCTGGAGGACGTCAAGCAGGAGCAGCGCCGCAAACGACGGGCCGAAATGATGCTGCTCCAAGCGCAGATCAAGCCTCATTTCCTGTTCAACGCGCTCGAGTCGATCAACATTTTGGCCATCCAGAACGAAGGTCGCAAAGTCAGCAAGATGGTGCAGATGCTCGCCAAAATTTTGCGAATCAGCATTCAGCAGAGGGAAGAAATCCGGATCGAGCAGGAACTCGAGCATCTGCAAAGCTATCTGGAAATCCAAAAATACCGCTTCGACGATCTGTTCGAGTACGAAATCGACGTGCCGAGGGAGCTGCTGCGGGAGCGGATTTTGAAGCTGACCCTGCAGCCGCTCGTGGAGAACAGCATCCAGCACGGTTTCGAAGGCATCGCATATATGGGCCGCATTCGCGTCACCGCGAAAGAAGAAGGCAGCCATATCGCCTTCTTCGTCGAGGACAACGGCATCGGCATTCCGGAGGAGACGCTGGCCCGGTTCGCGTTTCAGGGCGTGACCAGTTTGGAGGAAATGTACGCGGAATCGCCCGAAACGGGGGAACGGAGGGGGCTGGGCGTCGGCAACGTGGCCGATCGTCTGCGCATCCATTACGGCCCTTCGTGCGGTTTGATCCTATGCAGCTACCCGGGGTACGGAACGGTCATCAAACTCGTCGTGCCCAAATCGGCCGGAGGTGAAGCGCATGAAGGTCAAAGCTCTTCTGGTGGATGA
- the mobB gene encoding molybdopterin-guanine dinucleotide biosynthesis protein B gives MIVLQVVGYKNAGKTTLASELVRLFASAGLIVGTLKRDAHDADPEPEGADTRRHREAGARFTALSSDSRTMWVREKPASLDELLAGMEAEGVDAVIVEGFKNADHPKLVLLRGDDDAELLRLPNIAGVALRTSAPLAEQAARQSGFPVFRTDERRFEPLLEHVRTLYLKR, from the coding sequence ATGATCGTGCTGCAGGTCGTTGGCTACAAAAACGCGGGTAAAACGACGCTCGCCTCTGAGCTGGTCAGGTTGTTCGCTTCCGCCGGTCTGATCGTCGGCACGTTGAAGCGGGATGCCCACGACGCCGATCCCGAACCGGAAGGCGCGGATACGAGGCGGCACCGGGAGGCAGGCGCCCGTTTCACCGCGCTTTCGTCAGATTCCCGCACGATGTGGGTGCGCGAAAAGCCGGCCTCCTTGGACGAGCTTCTGGCCGGCATGGAAGCGGAAGGCGTGGACGCCGTCATCGTGGAAGGCTTCAAAAACGCTGACCATCCCAAGCTCGTATTACTCCGCGGGGATGACGATGCCGAGCTGCTCCGGCTCCCGAACATCGCCGGCGTCGCGCTTCGCACCTCCGCTCCATTGGCGGAACAAGCCGCGCGTCAGTCCGGATTCCCTGTTTTTCGAACGGATGAGCGGCGTTTCGAGCCCTTGCTTGAGCATGTCCGGACTCTATACTTAAAGCGATAA
- the glp gene encoding gephyrin-like molybdotransferase Glp has protein sequence MNASPLPDRFRRRAISPEEALGRILPRVNPLEAETVPLHDAWGRRLAEAVAAPHPLPPFRRSAMDGYAVRAEDLPAADSPEGVRLRVLESLPAGAVPRFAVGPGQAARIMTGGMMPEGADTVVMLEMTESDKSGGLDFVRIRKNVARGRNVAGIGSEVAAGTPLFAEGRRVGAGETALLAAFGFANVPVARRPRVGVLATGSELLGADEPLAPGRIRNSNAPMLAALLREAGAEPVLYGSVSDTPGEVESLIRQGLAENDLMITTGGVSVGDFDVLVDILARWEGETLFNKVTLRPGSPTTAAVLNGKLLLALSGNPGACFVGFHLFAAPVLRKMMRMPNPENATFQARLDEPFLKINAYPRYVRSRIEMRDGSAWVRPAGDDFSSLMTTIAEADSLMVIPPLKEGLERGTLVPVIPLGEWRSGSA, from the coding sequence ATGAACGCTTCCCCATTGCCCGACAGGTTCCGCCGCCGCGCGATCTCCCCGGAGGAAGCGCTCGGACGGATCCTTCCGCGCGTAAATCCGCTTGAAGCGGAGACCGTGCCGCTTCACGATGCCTGGGGCCGGCGCTTGGCGGAAGCGGTCGCCGCTCCCCATCCGCTGCCGCCGTTCCGCCGCTCGGCGATGGACGGCTACGCCGTGCGGGCGGAAGACCTGCCCGCCGCGGACTCCCCCGAAGGCGTCCGCCTTCGGGTGCTGGAATCGCTGCCGGCCGGAGCGGTGCCCCGGTTCGCCGTCGGGCCGGGCCAAGCGGCCCGCATCATGACCGGCGGCATGATGCCGGAAGGCGCCGACACCGTCGTCATGCTGGAGATGACGGAGTCGGATAAGAGCGGCGGACTGGACTTCGTCCGCATCCGCAAAAACGTGGCCCGAGGCCGCAACGTCGCCGGCATCGGCAGCGAGGTCGCCGCCGGCACGCCGCTGTTCGCCGAAGGGCGCCGCGTCGGTGCTGGAGAGACGGCGCTGCTGGCCGCCTTCGGCTTCGCGAACGTGCCCGTGGCGCGGCGACCGCGCGTCGGCGTGCTGGCCACCGGCAGCGAATTGCTCGGCGCGGACGAGCCGCTCGCGCCCGGCCGCATCCGCAACAGCAACGCGCCGATGCTGGCGGCGCTGCTGCGGGAAGCCGGGGCGGAGCCGGTCCTCTACGGCAGCGTCTCCGATACGCCGGGCGAGGTCGAATCTCTCATCCGCCAGGGCTTGGCGGAGAACGACCTGATGATCACGACCGGGGGCGTTTCGGTCGGGGATTTCGACGTGCTCGTCGACATCCTGGCACGGTGGGAAGGGGAAACGCTGTTCAACAAGGTGACCCTGCGCCCGGGGAGTCCGACGACGGCGGCCGTCCTGAACGGGAAACTGTTGCTGGCGCTCTCCGGCAACCCGGGAGCCTGCTTCGTCGGCTTCCATCTGTTCGCGGCCCCCGTGCTGCGGAAGATGATGCGGATGCCCAATCCGGAGAATGCGACGTTCCAAGCCCGTTTGGACGAGCCGTTTCTGAAAATCAACGCCTATCCCCGTTACGTGCGAAGCCGTATCGAAATGCGGGACGGCTCCGCTTGGGTCCGTCCGGCGGGAGACGATTTCTCCAGCTTGATGACGACGATCGCGGAAGCCGACAGCCTGATGGTCATTCCCCCGCTGAAGGAAGGTTTGGAGCGGGGAACGCTGGTGCCGGTGATCCCGCTTGGAGAATGGAGGAGCGGCTCCGCATGA